From the genome of Vicia villosa cultivar HV-30 ecotype Madison, WI linkage group LG2, Vvil1.0, whole genome shotgun sequence, one region includes:
- the LOC131648305 gene encoding uncharacterized protein LOC131648305, with protein sequence MLTTTSTRASHSATTTTRATPQHRKVVNNTVLQEWKKESCNTWLLKKYWAWVELVNSCVASKVFTQTELRQLFIQTVQETFPTCIEEAIVHPDSMATTVGAQTLSTVMLP encoded by the exons ATGCTCACCACAACATCAACACGAGCTTCACACAGcgctacaacaacaacaagggcAACTCCGCAGCATAGGAAAGTCGTCAACAATACG GTTCTTCAAGAATGGAAGAAGGAGTCCTGCAACACATGGCTTTTAAAGAAATATTGGGCATGGGTGGAATTGGTAAATAG TTGTGTAGCTTCGAAGGTCTTCACTCAGACGGAGTTACGGCAGTTGTTCATCCAGACTGTACAGGAAACCTTCCCAACTTGCATTGAGGAGGCGATTGTTCATCCAGACAGCATGGCAACAACAGTGGGTGCACAAACCCTCTCCACTGTGATGCTCCCGTGA